From Tripterygium wilfordii isolate XIE 37 chromosome 16, ASM1340144v1, whole genome shotgun sequence, one genomic window encodes:
- the LOC119980617 gene encoding uncharacterized protein LOC119980617 isoform X2, protein MSECNKPFRGDQPSIAYRFSQVEGASFEVVHKEYTPTPSNSNHHSNIKSEHKSSAILSTAELIFALGQLWDRANDRAVTQPNTKLNYDGNSCQKKVTLENPGRKVVSKAHSSVNGEYFCFDLESTNHFIPMVQPTFEFLKVKQKMLVVECFSEAFTQSLSWRFLRSCSEFSDETWKGKGLASIGISHNLDKVYGWMKEMVPAGRKYPVNISANENNKTHDCCSLGGNSSIVGRCISGNNRNPAYSSVGGPEHHSDFFKSKEALSCENTWVETSAGLTHSLYSDYFCNSVDTKADVRFLCTPNSSLCTDYHINVLASCGSTHEESKHKIDGGELPETKIQQPEKYAAVCKNGIDIHPSVRERPRFILAKQEHAFSGALAGVFVSLCLHPIDTVKTVIQACRAEQKSICYVGKSIVSERGMMGLYRGISSNIASSAPISAIYTFTYESAKGALLPFFPKEHQSVAHCIAGGCASVATSFIFTPSERIKQQMQIGARYNNCWNALVGIIGKGGLPSLYAGWGAVLCRNVPHSIIKFYTYESLKRLMISQKSNAQPSTLQTLVCGGMAGSTASLFTTPFDVVKTRLQTQVPGSMSRYHNCFHALKEIGKREGLKGLYSSLISLW, encoded by the exons ATGTCTGAGTGCAATAAACCTTTTAGAGGCGATCAACCTTCAATTGCATACAGATTTAGCCAAGTAGAGGGGGCATCCTTTGAGGTTGTCCATAAAGAATATACCCCCACTCCCTCTAATAGCAATCATCATAGCAACATAAAATCTGAACACAAGTCATCAGCAATACTGAGCACGGCTGAGCTGATCTTTGCACTTGGCCAGCTATGGGATCGTGCAAATGATCGAGCTGTTACTCAACCAAACACAAAACTGAACTATGATGGTAATAGCTGCCAAAAGAAGGTTACGCTGGAGAATCCGGGTAGAAAAGTAGTTAGCAAGGCACATAGTTCTGTTAATGGTGAATATTTCTGCTTTGATTTAGAGAGTACTAACCATTTTATACCAATGGTGCAGCCAACATTTGAGTTTCTTAAAGTAAAGCAGAAGATGCTGGTGGTTGAATGTTTTAGTGAAGCTTTTACTCAGTCATTATCTTGGAGATTTCTGCGAAGTTGCTCCGAATTTTCGGATGAAACTTGGAAAGGAAAGGGACTTGCAAGCATAGGGATCTCCCATAACTTAGATAAAGTATATGGGTGGATGAAGGAAATGGTTCCCGCTGGACGAAAATATCCTGTCAATATCTCGGCTAATGAAAACAATAAAACTCATGATTGCTGCAGTCTTGGAGGTAATTCCAGCATTGTAGGGAGATGCATATCAGGAAATAATAGAAATCCTGCTTACAGTTCAGTTGGAGGCCCTGAACACCATTCTGATTTTTTCAAGTCAAAAGAAGCATTGTCATGTGAGAACACATGGGTGGAAACAAGTGCAGGACTTACCCATTCTCTGTACTCGGATTATTTCTGCAATTCTGTAGATACTAAGGCAGATGTTCGTTTTTTATGTACGCCTAATTCTAGTCTTTGCACAGATTATCATATTAATGTTTTAGCTTCATGTGGGAGTACACATGAAGAATCTAAACATAAGATTGATGGTGGTGAGCTGCCTGAAACAAAAATTCAACAGCCTGAGAAGTATGCCGCTGTGTGCAAAAATGGTATTGATATTCACCCGTCAGTGCGTGAAAGACCTCGTTTCATTCTTGCTAAGCAAGAGCATGCTTTTTCTGGAGCATTGGCTGGTGTATTTGTTAGCCTCTGTCTGCATCCTATCGACACAGTTAAGACAGTTATTCAAGCTTGTCGCGCCGAGCAGAAGTCCATCTGTTACGTTGGAAAATCAATTGTTTCTGAAAGAG GTATGATGGGACTTTATCGTGGAATTTCCAGCAATATTGCATCCTCTGCTCCTATCTCTGCTATTTACACTTTTACATATGAATCAGCCAAAGGGGCTTTACTTCCTTTTTTCCCCAAG GAGCACCAGTCGGTTGCTCATTGCATTGCTGGTGGTTGTGCAAGCGTTGCAACTTCATTTATCTTTACCCCTAGCGAGCGAATAAAGCAGCAGATGCAAATTGGTGCCCGCTATAATAACTGCTG GAATGCCCTTGTTGGAATTATCGGAAAGGGCGGCTTGCCTTCATTATATGCTGGATGGGGAGCTGTGCTCTGTAGGAATGTTCCCCACTCAATCATCAAG TTTTACACTTATGAAAGCTTGAAGAGGTTGATGATATCACAAAAATCTAATGCTCAACCTAGCACATTGCAAACT TTAGTTTGTGGAGGAATGGCAGGATCCACTGCTTCTTTATTCACAACTCCTTTTGATGTGGTAAAGACAAGACTACAAACACAG GTTCCTGGGTCGATGAGCCGATATCATAACTGTTTCCATGCTCTTAAAGAAATAGGCAAACGGGAAGGATTGAAGGGTCTGTACAG
- the LOC119980617 gene encoding uncharacterized protein LOC119980617 isoform X1 has translation MSECNKPFRGDQPSIAYRFSQVEGASFEVVHKEYTPTPSNSNHHSNIKSEHKSSAILSTAELIFALGQLWDRANDRAVTQPNTKLNYDGNSCQKKVTLENPGRKVVSKAHSSVNGEYFCFDLESTNHFIPMVQPTFEFLKVKQKMLVVECFSEAFTQSLSWRFLRSCSEFSDETWKGKGLASIGISHNLDKVYGWMKEMVPAGRKYPVNISANENNKTHDCCSLGGNSSIVGRCISGNNRNPAYSSVGGPEHHSDFFKSKEALSCENTWVETSAGLTHSLYSDYFCNSVDTKADVRFLCTPNSSLCTDYHINVLASCGSTHEESKHKIDGGELPETKIQQPEKYAAVCKNGIDIHPSVRERPRFILAKQEHAFSGALAGVFVSLCLHPIDTVKTVIQACRAEQKSICYVGKSIVSERGMMGLYRGISSNIASSAPISAIYTFTYESAKGALLPFFPKEHQSVAHCIAGGCASVATSFIFTPSERIKQQMQIGARYNNCWNALVGIIGKGGLPSLYAGWGAVLCRNVPHSIIKFYTYESLKRLMISQKSNAQPSTLQTLVCGGMAGSTASLFTTPFDVVKTRLQTQVPGSMSRYHNCFHALKEIGKREGLKGLYRGLIPRFIMYMSQGALFFSSYEFLKSLFSLEMQPLNDQRIKYKKESEVDSTPLPSPS, from the exons ATGTCTGAGTGCAATAAACCTTTTAGAGGCGATCAACCTTCAATTGCATACAGATTTAGCCAAGTAGAGGGGGCATCCTTTGAGGTTGTCCATAAAGAATATACCCCCACTCCCTCTAATAGCAATCATCATAGCAACATAAAATCTGAACACAAGTCATCAGCAATACTGAGCACGGCTGAGCTGATCTTTGCACTTGGCCAGCTATGGGATCGTGCAAATGATCGAGCTGTTACTCAACCAAACACAAAACTGAACTATGATGGTAATAGCTGCCAAAAGAAGGTTACGCTGGAGAATCCGGGTAGAAAAGTAGTTAGCAAGGCACATAGTTCTGTTAATGGTGAATATTTCTGCTTTGATTTAGAGAGTACTAACCATTTTATACCAATGGTGCAGCCAACATTTGAGTTTCTTAAAGTAAAGCAGAAGATGCTGGTGGTTGAATGTTTTAGTGAAGCTTTTACTCAGTCATTATCTTGGAGATTTCTGCGAAGTTGCTCCGAATTTTCGGATGAAACTTGGAAAGGAAAGGGACTTGCAAGCATAGGGATCTCCCATAACTTAGATAAAGTATATGGGTGGATGAAGGAAATGGTTCCCGCTGGACGAAAATATCCTGTCAATATCTCGGCTAATGAAAACAATAAAACTCATGATTGCTGCAGTCTTGGAGGTAATTCCAGCATTGTAGGGAGATGCATATCAGGAAATAATAGAAATCCTGCTTACAGTTCAGTTGGAGGCCCTGAACACCATTCTGATTTTTTCAAGTCAAAAGAAGCATTGTCATGTGAGAACACATGGGTGGAAACAAGTGCAGGACTTACCCATTCTCTGTACTCGGATTATTTCTGCAATTCTGTAGATACTAAGGCAGATGTTCGTTTTTTATGTACGCCTAATTCTAGTCTTTGCACAGATTATCATATTAATGTTTTAGCTTCATGTGGGAGTACACATGAAGAATCTAAACATAAGATTGATGGTGGTGAGCTGCCTGAAACAAAAATTCAACAGCCTGAGAAGTATGCCGCTGTGTGCAAAAATGGTATTGATATTCACCCGTCAGTGCGTGAAAGACCTCGTTTCATTCTTGCTAAGCAAGAGCATGCTTTTTCTGGAGCATTGGCTGGTGTATTTGTTAGCCTCTGTCTGCATCCTATCGACACAGTTAAGACAGTTATTCAAGCTTGTCGCGCCGAGCAGAAGTCCATCTGTTACGTTGGAAAATCAATTGTTTCTGAAAGAG GTATGATGGGACTTTATCGTGGAATTTCCAGCAATATTGCATCCTCTGCTCCTATCTCTGCTATTTACACTTTTACATATGAATCAGCCAAAGGGGCTTTACTTCCTTTTTTCCCCAAG GAGCACCAGTCGGTTGCTCATTGCATTGCTGGTGGTTGTGCAAGCGTTGCAACTTCATTTATCTTTACCCCTAGCGAGCGAATAAAGCAGCAGATGCAAATTGGTGCCCGCTATAATAACTGCTG GAATGCCCTTGTTGGAATTATCGGAAAGGGCGGCTTGCCTTCATTATATGCTGGATGGGGAGCTGTGCTCTGTAGGAATGTTCCCCACTCAATCATCAAG TTTTACACTTATGAAAGCTTGAAGAGGTTGATGATATCACAAAAATCTAATGCTCAACCTAGCACATTGCAAACT TTAGTTTGTGGAGGAATGGCAGGATCCACTGCTTCTTTATTCACAACTCCTTTTGATGTGGTAAAGACAAGACTACAAACACAG GTTCCTGGGTCGATGAGCCGATATCATAACTGTTTCCATGCTCTTAAAGAAATAGGCAAACGGGAAGGATTGAAGGGTCTGTACAG
- the LOC119980617 gene encoding uncharacterized protein LOC119980617 isoform X3, protein MSECNKPFRGDQPSIAYRFSQVEGASFEVVHKEYTPTPSNSNHHSNIKSEHKSSAILSTAELIFALGQLWDRANDRAVTQPNTKLNYDGNSCQKKVTLENPGRKVVSKAHSSVNGEYFCFDLESTNHFIPMVQPTFEFLKVKQKMLVVECFSEAFTQSLSWRFLRSCSEFSDETWKGKGLASIGISHNLDKVYGWMKEMVPAGRKYPVNISANENNKTHDCCSLGGNSSIVGRCISGNNRNPAYSSVGGPEHHSDFFKSKEALSCENTWVETSAGLTHSLYSDYFCNSVDTKADVRFLCTPNSSLCTDYHINVLASCGSTHEESKHKIDGGELPETKIQQPEKYAAVCKNGIDIHPSVRERPRFILAKQEHAFSGALAGVFVSLCLHPIDTVKTVIQACRAEQKSICYVGKSIVSERGMMGLYRGISSNIASSAPISAIYTFTYESAKGALLPFFPKEHQSVAHCIAGGCASVATSFIFTPSERIKQQMQIGARYNNCWNALVGIIGKGGLPSLYAGWGAVLCRNVPHSIIKVPGSMSRYHNCFHALKEIGKREGLKGLYRGLIPRFIMYMSQGALFFSSYEFLKSLFSLEMQPLNDQRIKYKKESEVDSTPLPSPS, encoded by the exons ATGTCTGAGTGCAATAAACCTTTTAGAGGCGATCAACCTTCAATTGCATACAGATTTAGCCAAGTAGAGGGGGCATCCTTTGAGGTTGTCCATAAAGAATATACCCCCACTCCCTCTAATAGCAATCATCATAGCAACATAAAATCTGAACACAAGTCATCAGCAATACTGAGCACGGCTGAGCTGATCTTTGCACTTGGCCAGCTATGGGATCGTGCAAATGATCGAGCTGTTACTCAACCAAACACAAAACTGAACTATGATGGTAATAGCTGCCAAAAGAAGGTTACGCTGGAGAATCCGGGTAGAAAAGTAGTTAGCAAGGCACATAGTTCTGTTAATGGTGAATATTTCTGCTTTGATTTAGAGAGTACTAACCATTTTATACCAATGGTGCAGCCAACATTTGAGTTTCTTAAAGTAAAGCAGAAGATGCTGGTGGTTGAATGTTTTAGTGAAGCTTTTACTCAGTCATTATCTTGGAGATTTCTGCGAAGTTGCTCCGAATTTTCGGATGAAACTTGGAAAGGAAAGGGACTTGCAAGCATAGGGATCTCCCATAACTTAGATAAAGTATATGGGTGGATGAAGGAAATGGTTCCCGCTGGACGAAAATATCCTGTCAATATCTCGGCTAATGAAAACAATAAAACTCATGATTGCTGCAGTCTTGGAGGTAATTCCAGCATTGTAGGGAGATGCATATCAGGAAATAATAGAAATCCTGCTTACAGTTCAGTTGGAGGCCCTGAACACCATTCTGATTTTTTCAAGTCAAAAGAAGCATTGTCATGTGAGAACACATGGGTGGAAACAAGTGCAGGACTTACCCATTCTCTGTACTCGGATTATTTCTGCAATTCTGTAGATACTAAGGCAGATGTTCGTTTTTTATGTACGCCTAATTCTAGTCTTTGCACAGATTATCATATTAATGTTTTAGCTTCATGTGGGAGTACACATGAAGAATCTAAACATAAGATTGATGGTGGTGAGCTGCCTGAAACAAAAATTCAACAGCCTGAGAAGTATGCCGCTGTGTGCAAAAATGGTATTGATATTCACCCGTCAGTGCGTGAAAGACCTCGTTTCATTCTTGCTAAGCAAGAGCATGCTTTTTCTGGAGCATTGGCTGGTGTATTTGTTAGCCTCTGTCTGCATCCTATCGACACAGTTAAGACAGTTATTCAAGCTTGTCGCGCCGAGCAGAAGTCCATCTGTTACGTTGGAAAATCAATTGTTTCTGAAAGAG GTATGATGGGACTTTATCGTGGAATTTCCAGCAATATTGCATCCTCTGCTCCTATCTCTGCTATTTACACTTTTACATATGAATCAGCCAAAGGGGCTTTACTTCCTTTTTTCCCCAAG GAGCACCAGTCGGTTGCTCATTGCATTGCTGGTGGTTGTGCAAGCGTTGCAACTTCATTTATCTTTACCCCTAGCGAGCGAATAAAGCAGCAGATGCAAATTGGTGCCCGCTATAATAACTGCTG GAATGCCCTTGTTGGAATTATCGGAAAGGGCGGCTTGCCTTCATTATATGCTGGATGGGGAGCTGTGCTCTGTAGGAATGTTCCCCACTCAATCATCAAG GTTCCTGGGTCGATGAGCCGATATCATAACTGTTTCCATGCTCTTAAAGAAATAGGCAAACGGGAAGGATTGAAGGGTCTGTACAG